A window from Sphingobacterium hotanense encodes these proteins:
- a CDS encoding right-handed parallel beta-helix repeat-containing protein, whose product MKRYLLTSILLFTLIIAKAEIVLYVSPNGNDQHAGTLEQPLQTLETALAKAKEMKQRQPQDGIKIYLRGGEYPFNRAARIDRTLSGTAGKPTIIAAYENEEVVFTGAIKIKGSDFTPVKDRKERSFLHKTAVNKILVADVNASGASLDEGLFPHGFGYSIEELVPSSSMLFIDNEAYDLGRWPNDGEPIVKIADVLNKGSIARYGKVDNPYGAQFKYLGDIKNWKQKDNIWIYGYFAYGYADDNVMIQSIDTKKKTINTAHPHIYGFHSSADTSDWGLKHSHKIRGFHFYNILEEVDQPGEYFFDRDANRLFVYPNNTIAGDTDVRLTQFAEPFLMLEGVNYLNIENIDFKFARGLGVYLGYVSHVNIRDCRFENLGGRAISMGDTYPTDLKTEIDNQNLNSFVRIENCYINNMGSGGIYINGGDNRTLTPGNNLVQNCEISNFNLFNKTYAPAVRVTGVGHTVRHCYVHSAPHMAIGFQGNNLLFEYNKIANVCQNASDMGAMYTGRNQAEQNNTIRYNYFENVYKDDENRVCAVYLDDGTVGHYVYGNIFNRCGNPTDKGSFGAVHVNGGYNNYFTNNIFINCKQALGNSPWTIEKWKTDLMAADLQNKLTERVDIRSDAYKDAYPQLHTILDTAVVPMRYNFSDNNIAFLCGNFASGNYVNSNMLFLKDSEKSDPFVDYKNKNFNLKDSVRIKEVLPKFQAIPYDRIGLILRD is encoded by the coding sequence ATGAAAAGATATTTGCTTACTTCGATTCTTCTATTTACTCTAATTATTGCGAAAGCCGAAATCGTCCTGTATGTTTCCCCGAATGGGAATGATCAACATGCGGGCACTCTGGAGCAACCACTACAGACCTTGGAAACTGCGCTTGCCAAAGCTAAGGAGATGAAGCAAAGGCAACCGCAGGACGGCATAAAGATTTATTTGCGAGGGGGTGAATATCCTTTTAATCGGGCGGCAAGAATTGACCGAACACTTTCTGGAACAGCGGGCAAACCGACGATTATTGCTGCTTATGAAAACGAGGAAGTCGTGTTCACTGGAGCTATCAAGATTAAAGGGTCGGATTTTACTCCAGTTAAGGATCGAAAAGAACGTAGTTTCTTGCATAAGACCGCTGTAAACAAGATTTTAGTAGCTGATGTGAATGCTTCGGGTGCTTCTTTAGACGAAGGACTCTTCCCGCACGGCTTCGGTTACAGCATTGAGGAGTTGGTTCCTTCAAGCAGTATGTTGTTTATCGATAATGAAGCTTATGATTTAGGTCGTTGGCCAAATGATGGCGAACCTATTGTCAAGATTGCAGACGTACTGAATAAAGGTTCCATCGCTCGTTACGGCAAAGTAGATAATCCGTATGGGGCACAGTTTAAATATCTCGGTGATATTAAGAATTGGAAACAAAAAGATAATATCTGGATTTATGGATACTTTGCCTACGGTTATGCGGATGATAATGTAATGATTCAGTCTATAGATACCAAGAAGAAGACGATCAACACAGCACATCCCCATATCTATGGATTTCATTCCAGTGCTGACACCTCAGATTGGGGTTTGAAGCATTCTCATAAGATTCGTGGTTTTCATTTCTATAATATTCTAGAGGAGGTCGATCAGCCCGGCGAGTATTTTTTCGATCGGGATGCGAATCGACTTTTTGTGTACCCGAACAATACCATTGCGGGCGATACGGATGTTCGATTGACTCAGTTTGCTGAGCCTTTCCTGATGCTCGAGGGGGTAAATTACTTGAACATAGAAAATATAGACTTTAAATTTGCACGTGGACTGGGTGTTTATTTGGGATATGTTAGTCATGTGAACATTCGGGACTGCCGTTTTGAGAATCTCGGAGGACGCGCGATTTCGATGGGTGACACTTATCCTACTGATCTGAAGACAGAAATCGATAATCAGAATTTGAATAGTTTCGTACGAATCGAGAATTGCTATATCAACAATATGGGATCTGGTGGGATTTATATCAACGGTGGTGACAACAGAACGCTGACTCCCGGAAATAATTTGGTTCAAAACTGTGAGATTTCCAACTTCAACCTATTCAATAAGACCTATGCGCCAGCGGTACGGGTAACCGGTGTTGGGCATACGGTAAGACATTGCTATGTGCATTCGGCCCCGCATATGGCGATCGGCTTTCAAGGGAATAACCTGCTTTTTGAGTACAACAAGATTGCCAATGTTTGTCAAAATGCTTCTGATATGGGTGCCATGTATACCGGTAGAAACCAAGCAGAGCAAAACAATACGATCCGCTATAACTATTTTGAGAACGTTTATAAGGATGATGAGAATCGCGTTTGTGCGGTATATCTAGACGATGGTACGGTTGGCCATTACGTTTATGGCAATATTTTCAATCGATGCGGTAACCCAACGGATAAAGGTTCATTCGGCGCGGTGCATGTCAATGGCGGCTATAACAACTATTTCACAAACAATATCTTCATCAACTGCAAGCAAGCTCTAGGCAATAGCCCATGGACTATCGAAAAGTGGAAAACCGACCTCATGGCGGCCGATCTTCAGAATAAACTGACAGAGCGCGTCGATATTCGTTCGGATGCTTACAAAGATGCTTACCCTCAATTGCATACTATTCTAGATACAGCTGTTGTGCCGATGCGGTACAACTTCTCTGATAATAATATCGCTTTCCTATGCGGTAATTTTGCTTCCGGTAACTACGTAAATTCTAATATGTTATTCCTGAAAGATAGCGAGAAAAGCGATCCATTCGTTGATTACAAAAACAAGAACTTCAATCTAAAAGATAGCGTCAGGATAAAAGAGGTGCTGCCGAAGTTTCAGGCAATTCCTTATGATAGGATTGGATTAATTTTGAGAGATTAG
- a CDS encoding tyrosine-protein phosphatase, translating into MNINKYIAFTSILMLGSLNIIAQTPKVSRTLEEALRADRVNSTSYRIYAGQNMQGNYFIGKTVETIDYSKPFSLAKDSIVAVEENERLYFASILAGDTILISERLIPLEGPSNFRDIGGVKTKDGKQVKWGQFYRADALGSIQEDEFPYIESLKISKVYDLRSDEEIATSKDNLPASIRWIHHPIFNGDNSAQMNAVMQKIKSGDMTAEDSRNLLITANKEFINSNLDAFKVLVRELLDNEEPSLFHCTAGKDRTGLTSALLLSVLGVDKETVINEYLMTNYYTLPKMARKKDPKMAAAFANIDPQVMLPLMSVDRSYLEAAFTEIEKQYGDMDKFIREGLEISDAERMAYQMKYTY; encoded by the coding sequence ATGAATATCAATAAATATATCGCATTTACATCCATTCTTATGCTTGGATCATTAAACATCATAGCACAAACTCCAAAGGTTAGCAGAACATTGGAGGAAGCTTTAAGAGCCGATCGCGTAAATAGTACATCTTATAGAATTTACGCAGGACAGAATATGCAAGGGAATTATTTTATCGGCAAGACCGTAGAGACAATCGACTATAGCAAACCTTTCAGCTTAGCAAAGGATAGCATTGTAGCTGTTGAGGAGAATGAGCGCTTATATTTTGCTTCGATTCTGGCTGGCGACACCATTCTTATTTCCGAACGCCTAATTCCTCTAGAAGGTCCTAGCAACTTCCGCGATATTGGCGGCGTAAAGACCAAAGATGGCAAACAAGTAAAATGGGGTCAGTTTTATCGTGCCGATGCTTTAGGAAGCATTCAGGAAGATGAGTTTCCATATATCGAGAGCTTAAAAATTAGTAAAGTATATGACTTGAGAAGCGATGAGGAAATTGCCACATCAAAAGATAACTTGCCTGCGAGCATCCGTTGGATACACCACCCGATCTTTAATGGTGATAATTCTGCACAAATGAATGCCGTAATGCAGAAGATTAAAAGCGGGGATATGACTGCCGAAGATTCCAGAAACTTGTTGATTACGGCCAATAAGGAATTTATCAATTCGAATTTGGATGCTTTCAAGGTATTAGTTCGCGAACTACTGGATAATGAAGAACCATCTTTGTTCCACTGTACTGCGGGTAAGGATCGAACAGGTTTGACTTCTGCCCTTCTACTATCTGTATTGGGTGTTGACAAAGAAACAGTAATCAATGAGTATCTGATGACGAATTATTACACCCTACCAAAAATGGCGCGTAAGAAAGACCCTAAGATGGCCGCTGCATTTGCTAACATCGATCCACAAGTTATGTTGCCATTAATGTCTGTAGATCGTAGCTACCTCGAAGCAGCATTTACCGAGATCGAAAAGCAATATGGTGATATGGATAAATTTATTCGAGAAGGATTGGAAATATCGGATGCGGAAAGGATGGCATATCAAATGAAGTATACGTATTAG